In one Melopsittacus undulatus isolate bMelUnd1 chromosome 4, bMelUnd1.mat.Z, whole genome shotgun sequence genomic region, the following are encoded:
- the CDHR5 gene encoding cadherin-related family member 5 encodes MAVSHWLLTCVLFITDIAAQQQGCSVGNSEPSVYENNPPGYVLTTVHTDSGFTVTIDPTSQDAKFFTIQGSELQLTESVDYEVSPVLFLSLTLILPFLQSNSFDIVVTILNENDNSPVFKHTNLTQVVPEDTKVNATIIAREELTASDADLDTIFYELTTTVQDTEGYFAIKGVNNPELYLRRALNYDKFKQTTLLLYARDRPVGSSDITNTATATINILIEQSDTKPPWFLPCTFINTDNSICISSPYIGRVNISELSTEPLILEPGPIYAIDPDYTINERIVYSIVGGDTDKVFSVDADTGNLTMNKAVTSPDGFLLQVMATQVNNIQKYSVASVEIKVVNKSEHPPYFETKIYSGTAFVGLALRSFVFQAGDPSSPLMITAVDEDFPDKVNPNIEYYIKNSTDFIATKDGFILTNVVLQSPETVTMEAVGKDMVSLEEASTVIVVEVMQPAAVASSDKAYTAQDMAILGGTLAALLLLALVFLGVMIYKQYRKPVKYLIRKKFSKEISGGFQNQSYKKDSLPDVSSKQHETPENGSVQSMTHVLTPPAFPLPSSNAEEMNSPPEPSVASAITLDQEEEEEEVEETEPKREVKSILKTDRNMADDGYKAVWFQTSVDPEAGETVEVIEDNAVDSDDESDQDMQEKEEEEEEDYDKDDHRGLGLESSLPAVDLVVNKAHTDAVTDDSDLGWN; translated from the exons ATGGCTGTTTCTCACTGGCTCCTCACTTGTGTGCTCTTCATAACAGATATTGCAGCCCAGCAACAAG GGTGTTCTGTTGGTAACAGTGAACCCAGTGTTTATGAAAACAACCCTCCTGGCTATGTGCTGACCACTGTCCATACGGATTCAGGCTTCACTGTCACCATTGATCCTACTTCTCAAGATGCCAAGTTTTTCACTATACAGGGGTCTGAGCTGCAGCTGACTGAATCTGTGGACTATGAGGTAAGCC CAgtcttatttttgtctttgactCTTATTTTACCCTTTCTGCAGAGTAATTCCTTTGACATTGTGGTGACCATCCTCAATGAGAATGACAACAGCCCAGTGTTCAAGCACACCAACCTCACCCAAGTTGTTCCTGAG GATACAAAAGTGAATGCAACCATTATAGCCCGTGAGGAGTTAACTGCCAGTGATGCTGACCTGGACACCATCTTCTATGAGCTCACTACAACAGTGCAG GACACAGAAGGTTATTTTGCCATAAAAGGAGTTAATAACCCAGAACTGTATTTAAGAAGAGCATTGAACTATGACAAATTTAAACAGACAACATTGCTGCTGTATGCACGG GACAGGCCTGTGGGCAGCTCTGACATCACCAACACAGCTACTGCAACAATAAATATACTTATTGAACAGTCGGACACCAAACCACCCTGGTTCTTACCCTGTACCTTCATTAACACGGACAACAGCATCTGCATCAGCAGTCCCTACATTGGGAGGGTCAATATCTCTGAGCTGTCG ACAGAACCACTCATCCTGGAGCCAGGACCTATCTATGCTATTGATCCTGACTACACTATAAATGAAAGGATTGTGTACAGTATTGTTGGTG gGGATACAGACAAAGTATTCTCAGTGGATGCAGACACAGGGAATCTGACTATGAACAAAGCAGTCACTTCCCCAGACGGGTTCCTCCTGCAGGTCATG gCCACCCAGGTCAACAACATCCAGAAATACTCCGTAGCCAGTGTAGAGATTAAGGTCGTCAATAAAAGTGAGCATCCACCATACTTTGAGACCAAGATCTACAGTGGGACTGCGTTTGTTGGGCTGGCCCTGAGAAGCTTTGTCTTCCAAGCTGGTGATCCTTCAAGCCCCCTGATGATAACAGCAGTGGATGAAGACTTCCCTGat AAAGTCAACCCCAACATTGAGTACTACATAAAGAACAGCACTGACTTCATTGCAACCAAAGACGGATTCATCCTGACAAATGTGGTGCTGCAGTCCCCAGAAACTGTAACCATGGAG GCTGTTGGAAAAGACATGGTGAGCCTGGAGGAGGCAAGCACTGTGATTGTGGTGGAGGTCATGCAACCTGCAG CTGTAGCCTCCTCTGATAAGGCCTACACTGCTCAGGATATGGCTATCTTAGGTGGTACATTAGCAGCACTGCTATTACTTGCCTTAGTCTTCCTTGGAGTGATGATATATAAACAGTACAGGAAACCAGTCAAATACCTGATAAGGAAAAAG TTCTCAAAGGAAATCTCTGGAGGTTTCCAGAACCAAAGCTACAAGAAAGATTCACTCCCAGATGTGAGCAGCAAACAGCATGAGACTCCAGAGAACGGCAGTGTTCAGTCAATGACACATGTACTGACGCCACCAGCATTTCCATTGCCCTCTTCcaatgcagaagaaatgaaCAGCCCCCCAGAGCCTTCTGTAGCTTCTGCTATCACCTTGGaccaggaagaggaagaggaagaagtggaAGAGACTGAGCCAAAGAGGGAAGTGAAGTCTATCCTCAAGACAGACAGGAATATGGCAGATGATGGCtacaaagctgtgtggtttcaGACCAGTGTGGATCCAGAAGCTGGAGAAACAGTTGAAGTGATTGAGGACAATGCAGTAGATAGTGATGATGAGAGTGACCAAGATAtgcaggagaaagaggaggaggaggaagaagattATGATAAGGATGACCACAGAGGGCTGGGACTTGAGAGCTCCCTGCCAGCTGTAGATTTGGTGGTCAACAAGGCTCACACAGATGCAGTGACAGATGACAGTGACCTAGGATGGAACTAG